The Orcinus orca chromosome 16, mOrcOrc1.1, whole genome shotgun sequence genome includes a window with the following:
- the NAPB gene encoding beta-soluble NSF attachment protein isoform X4: MYTRAANMFKMAKNWSAAGNAFCQAAKLHMQLQSKHDSATSFVDAGNAYKKADPQEAINCLNAAIDIYTDMGRFTIAAKHHITIAEIYETELVDIEKAIAHYEQSADYYKGEESNSSANKCLLKVAAYAAQLEQYQKAIEIFEQIGANTMDNPLLKYSAKDYFFKAALCHFIVDELNAKLALEKYEEMFPAFTDSRECKLLKKLLEAHEEQNSEAYTEAVKEFDSISRLDQWLTTMLLRIKKSIQGDGEGDGDLK, encoded by the exons ATGTATACCAGAGCTGCAAATATGTTCAAGATGGCTAAGAATTGGAGTG CTGCAGGAAATGCGTTTTGTCAGGCAGCCAAGCTCCATATGCAGCTGCAGAGCAAACACGACTCCGCCACCAGCTTTGTGGATGCTGGGAACGCCTACAAGAAGGCAGACCCCCAAG AGGCTATCAACTGCTTAAATGCAGCCATCGACATTTACACAGACATG GGAAGGTTCACGATCGCGGCCAAGCACCACATCACCATCGCGGAGATCTACGAGACGGAGCTGGTGGACATCGAGAAG gctATCGCCCATTACGAACAGTCAGCTGATTATTACAAAGGGGAAGAATCCAACAG CTCGGCTAACAAATGTCTGCTGAAAGTGGCTGCGTACGCCGCCCAGCTGGAGCAGTACCAGAAGGCCATCGAGATCTTCGAGCAG ATTGGGGCCAACACCATGGATAACCCTTTGTTGAAGTACAGTGCAAAGGATTACTTCTTTAAAGCTGCCCTCTGTCACTTCATAGTGGATGAGCTAAATGCCAAG CTTGCTCTGGAGAAATACGAGGAAATGTTTCCGGCGTTCACTGATTCGAGAGAATGCAAGTTATTGAAA AAACTTCTAGAAGCTCATGAAGAGCAGAACAGTGAAGCTTACACGGAAGCA GTGAAGGAATTTGACTCGATATCCCGCCTGGACCAGTGGCTCACCACCATGCTGCTGCGCATCAAGAAGTCCATCCAGGGGGACGGGGAAGGAGATGGAGACCTCAAGTGA
- the NAPB gene encoding beta-soluble NSF attachment protein isoform X1 → MDNAGKEREAVQLMAEAEKRVKASHSFLRGLFGGNTRIEEACEMYTRAANMFKMAKNWSAAGNAFCQAAKLHMQLQSKHDSATSFVDAGNAYKKADPQEAINCLNAAIDIYTDMGRFTIAAKHHITIAEIYETELVDIEKAIAHYEQSADYYKGEESNSSANKCLLKVAAYAAQLEQYQKAIEIFEQIGANTMDNPLLKYSAKDYFFKAALCHFIVDELNAKLALEKYEEMFPAFTDSRECKLLKKLLEAHEEQNSEAYTEAVKEFDSISRLDQWLTTMLLRIKKSIQGDGEGDGDLK, encoded by the exons ATGGACAACGCGGGGAAGGAGCGAGAGGCGGTGCAACTGATGGCGGAGGCCGAGAAGCGAGTCAAGGCCTCCCACTCCTTCCTCCGAGGGCTCTTTGG aggAAACACAAGAATAGAAGAAGCTTGTGAAATGTATACCAGAGCTGCAAATATGTTCAAGATGGCTAAGAATTGGAGTG CTGCAGGAAATGCGTTTTGTCAGGCAGCCAAGCTCCATATGCAGCTGCAGAGCAAACACGACTCCGCCACCAGCTTTGTGGATGCTGGGAACGCCTACAAGAAGGCAGACCCCCAAG AGGCTATCAACTGCTTAAATGCAGCCATCGACATTTACACAGACATG GGAAGGTTCACGATCGCGGCCAAGCACCACATCACCATCGCGGAGATCTACGAGACGGAGCTGGTGGACATCGAGAAG gctATCGCCCATTACGAACAGTCAGCTGATTATTACAAAGGGGAAGAATCCAACAG CTCGGCTAACAAATGTCTGCTGAAAGTGGCTGCGTACGCCGCCCAGCTGGAGCAGTACCAGAAGGCCATCGAGATCTTCGAGCAG ATTGGGGCCAACACCATGGATAACCCTTTGTTGAAGTACAGTGCAAAGGATTACTTCTTTAAAGCTGCCCTCTGTCACTTCATAGTGGATGAGCTAAATGCCAAG CTTGCTCTGGAGAAATACGAGGAAATGTTTCCGGCGTTCACTGATTCGAGAGAATGCAAGTTATTGAAA AAACTTCTAGAAGCTCATGAAGAGCAGAACAGTGAAGCTTACACGGAAGCA GTGAAGGAATTTGACTCGATATCCCGCCTGGACCAGTGGCTCACCACCATGCTGCTGCGCATCAAGAAGTCCATCCAGGGGGACGGGGAAGGAGATGGAGACCTCAAGTGA
- the NAPB gene encoding beta-soluble NSF attachment protein isoform X2 has protein sequence MTLGKPLTSRGNTRIEEACEMYTRAANMFKMAKNWSAAGNAFCQAAKLHMQLQSKHDSATSFVDAGNAYKKADPQEAINCLNAAIDIYTDMGRFTIAAKHHITIAEIYETELVDIEKAIAHYEQSADYYKGEESNSSANKCLLKVAAYAAQLEQYQKAIEIFEQIGANTMDNPLLKYSAKDYFFKAALCHFIVDELNAKLALEKYEEMFPAFTDSRECKLLKKLLEAHEEQNSEAYTEAVKEFDSISRLDQWLTTMLLRIKKSIQGDGEGDGDLK, from the exons atgaccttgggcaagccattgACCTCCAG aggAAACACAAGAATAGAAGAAGCTTGTGAAATGTATACCAGAGCTGCAAATATGTTCAAGATGGCTAAGAATTGGAGTG CTGCAGGAAATGCGTTTTGTCAGGCAGCCAAGCTCCATATGCAGCTGCAGAGCAAACACGACTCCGCCACCAGCTTTGTGGATGCTGGGAACGCCTACAAGAAGGCAGACCCCCAAG AGGCTATCAACTGCTTAAATGCAGCCATCGACATTTACACAGACATG GGAAGGTTCACGATCGCGGCCAAGCACCACATCACCATCGCGGAGATCTACGAGACGGAGCTGGTGGACATCGAGAAG gctATCGCCCATTACGAACAGTCAGCTGATTATTACAAAGGGGAAGAATCCAACAG CTCGGCTAACAAATGTCTGCTGAAAGTGGCTGCGTACGCCGCCCAGCTGGAGCAGTACCAGAAGGCCATCGAGATCTTCGAGCAG ATTGGGGCCAACACCATGGATAACCCTTTGTTGAAGTACAGTGCAAAGGATTACTTCTTTAAAGCTGCCCTCTGTCACTTCATAGTGGATGAGCTAAATGCCAAG CTTGCTCTGGAGAAATACGAGGAAATGTTTCCGGCGTTCACTGATTCGAGAGAATGCAAGTTATTGAAA AAACTTCTAGAAGCTCATGAAGAGCAGAACAGTGAAGCTTACACGGAAGCA GTGAAGGAATTTGACTCGATATCCCGCCTGGACCAGTGGCTCACCACCATGCTGCTGCGCATCAAGAAGTCCATCCAGGGGGACGGGGAAGGAGATGGAGACCTCAAGTGA
- the NAPB gene encoding beta-soluble NSF attachment protein isoform X3 → MRFVRQPSSICSCRANTTPPPALWMLGTPTRRQTPKGRFTIAAKHHITIAEIYETELVDIEKAIAHYEQSADYYKGEESNSSANKCLLKVAAYAAQLEQYQKAIEIFEQIGANTMDNPLLKYSAKDYFFKAALCHFIVDELNAKLALEKYEEMFPAFTDSRECKLLKKLLEAHEEQNSEAYTEAVKEFDSISRLDQWLTTMLLRIKKSIQGDGEGDGDLK, encoded by the exons ATGCGTTTTGTCAGGCAGCCAAGCTCCATATGCAGCTGCAGAGCAAACACGACTCCGCCACCAGCTTTGTGGATGCTGGGAACGCCTACAAGAAGGCAGACCCCCAAG GGAAGGTTCACGATCGCGGCCAAGCACCACATCACCATCGCGGAGATCTACGAGACGGAGCTGGTGGACATCGAGAAG gctATCGCCCATTACGAACAGTCAGCTGATTATTACAAAGGGGAAGAATCCAACAG CTCGGCTAACAAATGTCTGCTGAAAGTGGCTGCGTACGCCGCCCAGCTGGAGCAGTACCAGAAGGCCATCGAGATCTTCGAGCAG ATTGGGGCCAACACCATGGATAACCCTTTGTTGAAGTACAGTGCAAAGGATTACTTCTTTAAAGCTGCCCTCTGTCACTTCATAGTGGATGAGCTAAATGCCAAG CTTGCTCTGGAGAAATACGAGGAAATGTTTCCGGCGTTCACTGATTCGAGAGAATGCAAGTTATTGAAA AAACTTCTAGAAGCTCATGAAGAGCAGAACAGTGAAGCTTACACGGAAGCA GTGAAGGAATTTGACTCGATATCCCGCCTGGACCAGTGGCTCACCACCATGCTGCTGCGCATCAAGAAGTCCATCCAGGGGGACGGGGAAGGAGATGGAGACCTCAAGTGA